In the genome of Desulfomonile tiedjei, the window GAACCGACGAAGCAATGTGCAACCCTGTTTTTCAGGCAATGACCGTTAATGACGAAAAGACCGATTTCAACATCTTACTGGGTCTTTGCGTGGGCCACGATTCGCTCTTCTTCAAATACGCGGAAGCGTACACAACGGTCCTGGCCGTGAAAGATCGAGTCACCGGCCACAACCCTTTGGCCGCTGTTTATCTCCATAATTCGTATTACAGGAAGCTGGAAGCAAAATAAGGTTCAAGGTCGGGTTCAACAGGGTCCGCTGCCAATTCATAGTCCAGCGGGTGACATTAGCCCTTGACCCTTCGGCTCCGGATCGCCTATCTCGCGCCTTTGCTCAGACAGGCGTTCTTCAGATCGTTCGCTGTGACCGCGAATGAGCTGCGAGGATGCTCGGAAAGAAGCTTGTTAAAAATCGCGAGAGCCTTGGAGAACTGATTGTGGTTGAACAAGGACTTGCCGATACCCAGGAGCATTGAAGCGACGAATTCTTCAGGAGGCTGAAATCCCACCGATCTGTGTTGCTCTTTTCCTTCATCGTCCAGGAGCACTTGAGTAGGCGTGTACTGAATTGCGAACTTCACCGGCAAGGGGTCCGGCGAATGAGCGTTTACACGCAGAGGTATGAGGTACTGATTCACAAACTGAACGGTCCTTGGCTCGGGATACGTAACTGTATCCATCTGGCGACAAGCGCCTCAACCCGGATTGAAAAAATCCAGCAGAACGTGCTTTTCTTGCACCCTGGCCATGGACAATGCGATATCGAGGTCCGACTCCCATCTAATGCTCGTATTCATTGATCGTTTCCTTGGCAATAATTTTTATGGGAAATCCAACAACTACACGGGGGCGTACCGAAAACGGTTGTTGCCCAGAAAAAGGACTTATGCCCTGCCTACTCATAGCAAGCTGGTTTGCTCAAATTCCAATGCGTCTATGCATGAGTCGCTGCCACCTTTGGCCTCGAAGCAATTCGTTGTGCCCCTCAATATACACTATCCAGGAATCCTATTCCATTTTGTCATACCTCATTAGGGTAAACATTGAGTTACCAAAGGCGAAATATTGTCATTGCGAGCGCAGCGAAGCAATCTCTGCCTTTGAGCGCTGAGATTGCTTCGTCGTTTCACTCCTCGCAATGACAGAAAATCGGCAACTCCCCCTTTAACTGAATGATTACTCGTCAGGAGACCGACGAAAGCCCCAGGCAATGGGCCGGGCATTGATTCCCACAGCTCAGTGGTGTATTAATTTAATAGGGCGTTTGGTTCCGGAGCAACGGAACGGAGTGAGAGTAATTCTCACCGCGCCTAAACGTCGTGCTGAATATCGTTAGTTTTTTCGCCGGCTAGCAACCCCGTAGTTGGCCCACGTGAACATTTCATGTTGAAAATACCGGACCTGAACGAGCCAAGCATTGATCCTCTGAAGTACTTCCCGGAAGGTCTGCGCCAATATATCAAGGAAAACGGTATATTACGCGAGTACCCGCCCAACGGGGTGCTGATGGCGCCGGGGGACACCGGCGATACGGTCCGGTTTCTGATTTCAGGGCATGCGACAGTGATTTTCCGTGAAGACGGGGATCGCCAGATCGATGTAGACGACCTTAAACCCGGTGAGATGTTTGGAGAGATCAGCTTCCTCACGGGGCGGCCTTCGCCTTCCGATGCCGAGCTTATCGCGGATGAAAGGTGCCTGGTCCTGGAAATACCCGCGCAATCCTTTGAAAAAATCCTTCAGGAAAACCACGAATTCACCCTGACTCTTGTGAGAAGCCTGGCGCGAAAGATAACTCGCCTCGATCGCGACATTTACAAGAGCAAACAGCAGCGCCGCGCTCTTCAGTCTTTGATCAGCCGGGAAGATCACATTTTTCCCGACTATGTCATAGGGGATTATGTTCGCCGGAATCTTGCGACACGATTGCAGGAAATGGCCGAGACCGACGGACCTGTCCTGATAATCGGGGAAACCGGTGTGGGTAAGGAGGTGCTGGCCCACGCAATATTCCGGATGAGCCATCAGTACAAGGCGGTCTTTCTTTTGCTGGACATGCTGAGAGTGCGTTCGGAGGACAATTTTGGAGCGCCGGAACCTGCCGTTTCCACCGAGGAACAGAGCCCTACCGAAGAGCAGATGCGTCTGTTCTTCGGGTCAAGGGAGAAAACCGCTGAAAACTCCCACAACGAAACCGCGGGTTACATCGAGTTGACGGAAGACGGCACTCTGCTTGTCAGGGCCGTTGAACAGCTCACCCCCTTAATGCAGGAAAAACTGCTCGACGCGGTCCGAACAGGGACATTCAGGCGTTACGGCGGTAGCGGTGAAAAGCAGGCAAAGATCCGTCTCATCGCCACCACAAACCTGGATTCTTCGGAAATATCTCCCGAAATGCACCCCCTGATGCACGGCCTGTTGGACCGCTCCATAGTTATCCCTCCGCTGAGAAAGCGCCGCCGAGAAATCCCCTCAGTAGTTAAGCATTACCTGGCCAAGTACGCACAGGAACTTCGAAAGGACGTTCCCGACGTCCCAAAAGAAACGCTCAACACCTTGATCCAGTACTCCTGGCCCGGAAATGACGTGGAACTGTCAACTACTCTCAAACGGGCCGTCCTCGTATCCGAAGGTGGGGCCCTCAAACCTCATGACATCTATTTTGACCTGAAAAGAGTGGAAGGGCAGGGGAAGTTCAACCTGCTGAGGATGCCCGCGGCGAAGCAAGCAATCCTGAGCCCGCTCTTTCCTGCAATTTTCCAGAGCGCGGTGACTCCATTCTTCTTTATACTTCTGGTACTACTTTTCCTCGGACCTGCGGACCTCATGAGGAACCCTGCGGCGCTCTTTAGCTGGGCTGTCGGGTGGCCGACTATCATGATAGGGGCATTCTTCTGGGCGAGGTTCTGGTGTTCCTTGTGTCCTATCGGCACCCTTAGCCAGTTGGCCAAGAAGGTGATCGCGCTGGAAAAGCCGTTCCCGACGTTTTTGAAAAACCACAGCGATTTGATCATTGCGGCTGCTGTCTTGGGCATTATCTGGCTGGAAACTGCAACCGATATAAGGCACTCCCCTTTTAACGTGGGCCTGTTGCTGATGACCATGCTTACGTCCGCGGTGGTGATTTCCGTCATTTACGAACGGCTATCCTGGTGTCGCTACCTTTGCGGTCTTGGCGGGATGATCAGCGTGCTGGCCAAAGGTTCGATAATTGAATTGCGCGCTGATCGCAACGTGTGCATCTCCCAGTGCACGTCCAATGAATGCTACGTGGGCACAAGTACCAGGGAAGGTTGTCCGTTCGGGCAAGTAGGCCCGAAACTGCACAGCAATCGCTTCTGCAAGCTGTGCGGATCATGCGTCAAGAATTGCCCGCACAGCGCGATCAATCTCAATCTTCGAATCCCCGGCAAAGAGATCTGGGAAATGCGCCACACCAACATGTGGACTGCATTTCTGATCATCGGCATGCTCGGCGGCCTCCTGAGTGAATTGGTGCACAAGATGCCGGTCTACAACTGGTTGACGGCTCCCTGGCCTTTTCCCGAAATCGTCAAATTCACGATAGTCTTCGCGGCAGTGCTGTTGATAGTCAATATTCTCTTGGCCCTTGCTACAGGCTTCTCGCGCAGGGTCTATGACGACACTTTCGAGGAGAACTATTCACGCTACGGGCTTGCGCTGCTGCCTCTGACGTTGGCCGCGTTTATAGCGTTTCATATCTACTATCTGATCAACTTGGGCGTTCAATTGCCCATCCTTATAAGCGAAACTTTCCAGTTTGAGATATTCCGCCAACTGATCATCACGGTTCCGCCCGCGGTCACGCTGTTTATTCAACAACTGCTTATTTGGATAGGACTGCTCTGGAGCTTGATGATAATTTACCGGCTCGGGCGTTCGAGCCACGAGAGGCTGTTTCCTGCATTGGAAGGAATGCTTCCGCATGCGGCCTTGTGCATTGGATTGGCAATGACTCTGCTCGATGCCATCAAGGCCTTCTTTTATCCTGAAATGATTGGCTGATAATTGCCGGCGGGCACAGCCCGCCCTACAGGAAGCCCACGGCCCAATCGTAGGGCGGGCTGTGCCCGCCGACTATGGTTGTTGCCAACACCCTCGGTCGCGGCGGCTTTTCGGAAATTCATTTTGGCAATTACTATGGTCCGAATCATCCGGGACACACCTGCGGAGCATCCAGAGTACAGATGCAGCAGAGGAATTGCCCGGATTGGGTGTTGCTGATGTTGCGCATGCCGTGGGGCTCCATGCTGGGCACATAGACCATGTCGCCGGGTCCGCAGATCTTCTTGATGGCTTGGCCCGTATCAGTATTCAGTTCCCAGCACTCGAATTCCCCTGAGACAATGTACATGGTCTGAACGTAGGCATGATCGTGGGTCGGGATTTCGCCTCCCGGTCCAACGGTGAACAATCTCAGCCCATAGGCCGGGCCTCCTGCCGAGTCCTGGTCGACTCTTGAAAGCCAGCGAACACCTACGTCCTTGGCTTCGGAAGTCTGGCCTTTATAGTTGACCGATCCCACTTTCACTTCTTCCACGTCATTGGTTTTCATAGCGATCATTGTCTTCTCCTTGGTGCGTTCCCCGTTCAAGGAAGCAAATCGTTTTTCTTGATGAAATCCGTGATGGCTTTTGCAGCTAAGGCGTGGCCCGCGGCATTCCAGTGCTCGTCACCCGGAATGATCATGTCCGCGGGAGAATAGCCTTTTAAATTGTCCAATTCCAACACAGAGACGCCTTTTGAAGTGAGTCCCTGGACAACATCTGTACAAGACGAGTCACCATGGCAAACTGCGACCACGAGAAGTCTCGCCGCGTGGTCTTGGGCTACTTTTCTTGCCTGCTCGACAAGAGCGATGGTTAATCGAACAGGATAATCATCATGCTTAGAGCCCGAGGCCATATTTTCGCGGCCTTGTTCGAGGGCCGCGCTCCCGAAGATTGTTCGATCAAAACTTAACAGAAAACGGAAGTTCGACCGCAGCGCTATCCCCGTCAGAGCTGAATAACGGACAAGCCACTTTCTCAGCTTATCTTTAAGCGATCCCTGTGAACAAGGCACTCCAGTAAGCTGAAGCGATCCATCGTCCTTCAAAACCATTATCGGCCTGTAATATCCGTTATAACCTTGGGTTAAGTTGTCCAGGATGTCGTTTTTATACAGAACCAGGACGACAAGGTCCGGATGGTATTTAACGCCTTCCCGCTCCAGCCATAGAAGCTCTTGAGTCGTTCCGTATGCGGTCACCCCTGCATTTATGACTTCCGCTCCTGCAAGCTCTGCCTCCAGCCGTCTGGTGAGGGTTTCCTCAGCGTTGACGCCGTACCCCCATACAAACGAATCCCCCAGCACCAGAATTCTCTTCTTGTCCTGCTGCTTCTCGTAGGAACGATCGCGATCTCTTAGTCCAAGCTGATTTATCTTTACGTAAGTACGGAATTGCGGTCTTTCAAAGGGACCCTCCAAATTCGGCAGCAAACGCCAGCCCAAAGTCGGATCGTATTGAAAAAACTGGGTGCCGGCATACATTGACCTGAAACCGGCTATTCGCACAGCCATTTCGGCAATCAGGACCGCGATCACGGTGGACAACAATACCAGCGCTACATTGACGGCCAAATCTCGTAATTTCGATCGGGAAGACACTGACATGGAAGAGTTATTTGATTCCGCCCACGAAAAAGTTAATTTGCGAGGTTAAACGGCCTGAGCCAACTCGTCTCAGCATACCATTTTTTGAGATGCCCTGAACAGCTTTTCCCCAGGCTGTCCGACAGGAGTATCCCAATGGCCCGGGCAATTGCTGAAAGGACAGGCGGTGTGAAGGACCACCCGCGGCTTCTCTATTCACCAGGCCCGGAAAGATTTACCCCAAGGACACCTGCAATTATCAGAACCAGCGACAGCATCTTGACAACGGGCATAGGCTCTTTGAAAAAAGCTACCCCGATTATCGCAATCAGGAACGTGCCCAGACCCGACCAAACAGCGTAGGCAATGCTTATTTGCATCTGTTTTACGCAGAAGGTCAAAGCAATGAACGAGAGCGCATAGAAGACGAATATCAGAATCGAGGGCCAGAATTTAGTGAATCCTTCGGAAAGCTTCATCGAGGTGGTCCCCGATACTTCCAAGACTATGGCTGTAATAAGAAACATCCAGGGTTTCATGAACAACTCCCAGTTTGACGCGATCAGTCCGGAATGCCACACCACATCCGCCGAGTCAATCTTACGGGTTAGCAAGGCCCTCCCGAATTCCCGAAGTATTTTGAACCCTCGTGCCCCGGTCCTGCATCAAAAAAAATAGAGAGGTAAGATTTGCTTGCACTGTGGAGGCTCACATGGGCGAGGACAAAGGTTTCAAACCAACGGAGAATATTGGACGCGAGGGGCGTGACGAAGGGAGCGACGAATTGACCAACCGCAAAGTCGAACATGAATCCAGACTCGATTTTCAAATGGCGGTGGATTACCTGCAACAGGTCTTGGAGACCGCGCGATCGGGCAATTTGCTGGTCGAGGCGGACGGCAAATCGGTGAATCTCGCTCCTACAGGTGGGGTTGATCTGGAGATCAAGGCCAAGGACAAGCATGGGAGGCAAAGCCTGGCCTTTGAGCTAACTTGGGAAAATAAGCCCGAGGCGGCGACGCAGGCTGAGGAAGTCGTTGGGGGAGACATCCGAGGAGATGTATGTGTCGCAAACCGGGTAAGCAGTATGGAGCAAGAGGCCGGAGATTACGACGACTTGGAAAGACGCTTCGAGCAGGAACTCTTTGGTGGTTGCGGTTGCGTCGCGATTCCCGGTTCGTGATGAACCGTCGCGGTCCCGGTCGGGAACGGGCCGAGTTTTTTCAAATATGGAGATTGCGGGGAGGTCCTTTCGGCAAAGGGGACTCCCCGGCGGGTTTTTTGCGCCCCTTATTCTTTCCCTCACCGAGACCGGTCACTTTTCCCACATTGGACACGCGCAAAAGTAATGGTAGCCCCCCCGAGCGATTCTTTAACTTGGATTGGGCTTGCGACAGAAACTGCCTTCATTCCAATACCGGCCGTTCAATAGTCGCTCAGCGTGCCCGCTACCGCGGCGGTGCAGAAGCCTGCCAACAGGCCGCAGAATAGCGATCTTAACGCCATCCCCACTATTTCTTCCCTGCGTTCCGGAGCCAGAGCGGACATGCCACCGATGAGAATGGCCATGCTCCCGAAATTAGCGAAGTTGCAGAGAGCGTAAGTGAGGATCATCACTGCCCGTGGTGAAAGTTCGTTTGCCGCAATCATCTCCTTCATGCGGCTGTAGGCCAGCCACTCGTTGAAAACGGTCTTTAGGGCAAGCAAATTGCCCGCTTTCTCGCAGTCCTCCCACGGCACGCCGAGCACATATGCCACCGGCGCGAACAGGTAACCGCCCAGTTGCTCAAATGAGGTCCCGAGAACTGCCAAGAATGCATTCATCATGTGGATGATGGATACGAAAGCCAGCAATATGGCCGCTATCCCGGCGGCCAGTTTCAGGCCGTCCATCGCTCCACTGGCCGCGGCCTCAACAATCCCGCGATCCCCAGGGATGAGGACTTTCCATTCGATTCTGTCCCCTGTTTCGGGGGTCCCGGTTTCCGGGATCATCATCTTGGAGAAGGCCAAAGCCGCTGGCGCGCTCATGACGCTTGCAGCCAGTATGTAGCCCGGGTTCGCGCCAAAAACCCCGACATACACGGCCATAACCGAGCCTGCAAGGTTGGCCATAAAACAGGTCATGACCGTAAAAAGCTCCGAGGTGGTCATGCGCCCTATTACCGGCTTCAGCCCTGTCACCGCTTCGATGCCCATGAAAATCTGCATCACCGCGGAAAGCGTCTCAGCGCCGGATGTGCGCATTGTCCGTTGCATGCCACGCGCCAGGACATAAATCACAGCAGGAAGGACCCGGAGATAATTCAGCACGGCCATAACGGAACTTACGAAAATTATGACCGCGGCCATGGTCAACATCACGAAGTCCTGATGCTCGGCAAGCGAGCCAAAAAGAAATTTGGCCCCCTGTGACGAGAAAGCGGAAATGCCGTCAAACAGAGATTGCGCTCCGGCAAATATGGCCTGGGGGTAGGCTTTCAGCATCAGTACGGCAAAACAGTACTGCAAGGCCAACCCCCACAGCAGCAGAATCCAATTTATCTTGCGCCGATCGCGTGACACGAGAAAACAAATCCCCACGATCAACCCTATCCCGATGACGCTCATGAGTCTTGGCGGCATGAATACTTCCAGGAAATGTGATTTGAAGGCATCCTATCACCGGCCGTTCGTGTCGGCCAAGCTGATATCTGAATACGCGGCTGAGGCGTCCGTTGCAATCTAGGCCTCATTCCTTCCCAAAATCCATGATCTCAGTTATACTCGGTTTCAGCGCCTGGCCCGCTCAAGAGATTCTTTGAGGGGTTTTAGAAGCGAGCCCCTCGGACGGGCCGGCTTGTGCCGCGATTACCATGACCCGAAAATGAGTGACCGTGACCGACCGTATACCTTCATACCTGCCCACAAAATTCAAGCGTATTCATCTGGAACTTACCAACAGATGCAATTTCTCGTGCGTGTTTTGCCCTGACGGTGTGATGACCCGTCCCCGCGGGGTGATGGAAGAGGAGTTGGCACGGTCTGCCTTAAATCAAATCGCACAGCTCGATCTTGCTGAAAAAGTCACCTTTCACGTCATGGGGGAGCCGCTTCTCCACCCACGCTTCTTCCAGATACTGGATTTCGCCAAAGAACTGAGCCTGCCTGTAGGCCTCACGACCAACGGGGCCCTGCTGTCTTCGGAAACGATTGACAAGCTCGCCAGGCAGGACCTGCACCAGGTGGATATTTCCCTTCAAACTCCCGATGCGGCCAGCTTCCTGGCCACAAGAGGCACTCGCATCGATTTTGACAACTATAGGGCCAGGCTCCTGGATCTTCTGGCCGCGTGTGAAGCAAGGCCTTCACCACCCATATTCAAGATCCGAATTATGACCACCCGGTTTGCCGGAAAGATGAGAGAACAGCTCGGCATCCCCGACTTCATGGGCGACGCCGACACTTTACGCAAGACCATTCTCGAATGGACCGACCTGATCTACAAACGCCTGAATCGCACTCCTGTCGACCGAGCCAAACTACAAAACAAGATAAGCAGAATCGGAATTCATGCCTGGAACGTAATCGAAATAAGCCCCAATATCTTTATTGAGACCTATGTTCTGACTGATTGGGGGAACGCGTTGAGCCAAGAACGGATCGTGGAGGCAGGGCACGGGTATTGCTTTGGAATGAGAGATCACTTTGCCATTCTATACTCCGGGGATGTGGTTTTGTGTTGCGTGGATTTCGACGGAAAAACCTCTGTGGGAAACATTAAAAATACCAGCCTGTTGGAAATACTGAAGAGCCCCGAACTCGAAAAAATTATGCGGGGATTCCGGACGGGAAAACTGGTTCACGCGCATTGTCGCCTTTGCCTCGGGAGCGCGACCCGCGCGAGTTCGTGGATCAAGCCGGCTGCGTCCTTCATGGGTCTGAAAATATTGAAGCCGTTGTTCTATAGAAAGCACAAGCTGTTCGACTGATACCAGTTCGCAATAAATAACCTGACTTTGGGTGGACAGGCGGCATGTCTCTGGAGCGAAGTCAGGTCCGCCGTTCGCAGCGGAAGAGACATGCCGCCTGTCTTATAGGGAAAATGGCAAGCTGCTATGAGATCTTCTCGCACCTTCTCCAGGACTCCGTCAGTAAGGCTTCCGGGATGACCTCTTCCAGGGTTATTCCAGTGCCCGTTCGATTGTTGAAGTCAATTC includes:
- a CDS encoding NupC/NupG family nucleoside CNT transporter — its product is MPPRLMSVIGIGLIVGICFLVSRDRRKINWILLLWGLALQYCFAVLMLKAYPQAIFAGAQSLFDGISAFSSQGAKFLFGSLAEHQDFVMLTMAAVIIFVSSVMAVLNYLRVLPAVIYVLARGMQRTMRTSGAETLSAVMQIFMGIEAVTGLKPVIGRMTTSELFTVMTCFMANLAGSVMAVYVGVFGANPGYILAASVMSAPAALAFSKMMIPETGTPETGDRIEWKVLIPGDRGIVEAAASGAMDGLKLAAGIAAILLAFVSIIHMMNAFLAVLGTSFEQLGGYLFAPVAYVLGVPWEDCEKAGNLLALKTVFNEWLAYSRMKEMIAANELSPRAVMILTYALCNFANFGSMAILIGGMSALAPERREEIVGMALRSLFCGLLAGFCTAAVAGTLSDY
- a CDS encoding cupin domain-containing protein yields the protein MIAMKTNDVEEVKVGSVNYKGQTSEAKDVGVRWLSRVDQDSAGGPAYGLRLFTVGPGGEIPTHDHAYVQTMYIVSGEFECWELNTDTGQAIKKICGPGDMVYVPSMEPHGMRNISNTQSGQFLCCICTLDAPQVCPG
- a CDS encoding sigma 54-interacting transcriptional regulator — encoded protein: MLKIPDLNEPSIDPLKYFPEGLRQYIKENGILREYPPNGVLMAPGDTGDTVRFLISGHATVIFREDGDRQIDVDDLKPGEMFGEISFLTGRPSPSDAELIADERCLVLEIPAQSFEKILQENHEFTLTLVRSLARKITRLDRDIYKSKQQRRALQSLISREDHIFPDYVIGDYVRRNLATRLQEMAETDGPVLIIGETGVGKEVLAHAIFRMSHQYKAVFLLLDMLRVRSEDNFGAPEPAVSTEEQSPTEEQMRLFFGSREKTAENSHNETAGYIELTEDGTLLVRAVEQLTPLMQEKLLDAVRTGTFRRYGGSGEKQAKIRLIATTNLDSSEISPEMHPLMHGLLDRSIVIPPLRKRRREIPSVVKHYLAKYAQELRKDVPDVPKETLNTLIQYSWPGNDVELSTTLKRAVLVSEGGALKPHDIYFDLKRVEGQGKFNLLRMPAAKQAILSPLFPAIFQSAVTPFFFILLVLLFLGPADLMRNPAALFSWAVGWPTIMIGAFFWARFWCSLCPIGTLSQLAKKVIALEKPFPTFLKNHSDLIIAAAVLGIIWLETATDIRHSPFNVGLLLMTMLTSAVVISVIYERLSWCRYLCGLGGMISVLAKGSIIELRADRNVCISQCTSNECYVGTSTREGCPFGQVGPKLHSNRFCKLCGSCVKNCPHSAINLNLRIPGKEIWEMRHTNMWTAFLIIGMLGGLLSELVHKMPVYNWLTAPWPFPEIVKFTIVFAAVLLIVNILLALATGFSRRVYDDTFEENYSRYGLALLPLTLAAFIAFHIYYLINLGVQLPILISETFQFEIFRQLIITVPPAVTLFIQQLLIWIGLLWSLMIIYRLGRSSHERLFPALEGMLPHAALCIGLAMTLLDAIKAFFYPEMIG
- a CDS encoding radical SAM protein, which encodes MTDRIPSYLPTKFKRIHLELTNRCNFSCVFCPDGVMTRPRGVMEEELARSALNQIAQLDLAEKVTFHVMGEPLLHPRFFQILDFAKELSLPVGLTTNGALLSSETIDKLARQDLHQVDISLQTPDAASFLATRGTRIDFDNYRARLLDLLAACEARPSPPIFKIRIMTTRFAGKMREQLGIPDFMGDADTLRKTILEWTDLIYKRLNRTPVDRAKLQNKISRIGIHAWNVIEISPNIFIETYVLTDWGNALSQERIVEAGHGYCFGMRDHFAILYSGDVVLCCVDFDGKTSVGNIKNTSLLEILKSPELEKIMRGFRTGKLVHAHCRLCLGSATRASSWIKPAASFMGLKILKPLFYRKHKLFD
- a CDS encoding multidrug efflux SMR transporter produces the protein MKPWMFLITAIVLEVSGTTSMKLSEGFTKFWPSILIFVFYALSFIALTFCVKQMQISIAYAVWSGLGTFLIAIIGVAFFKEPMPVVKMLSLVLIIAGVLGVNLSGPGE
- a CDS encoding amphi-Trp domain-containing protein, producing MGEDKGFKPTENIGREGRDEGSDELTNRKVEHESRLDFQMAVDYLQQVLETARSGNLLVEADGKSVNLAPTGGVDLEIKAKDKHGRQSLAFELTWENKPEAATQAEEVVGGDIRGDVCVANRVSSMEQEAGDYDDLERRFEQELFGGCGCVAIPGS